A single region of the Verrucomicrobiota bacterium genome encodes:
- a CDS encoding ribonuclease PH, translating into MDKNDFTPASIPKRSDGRSPGDLRSIRFQNHIAPHATGSTLIEWGQTRVICGVTVEETVPRWMKEQGVPGGWITAEYSMLPYSTLGRKARDISKGKIDGRSQEIQRLIGRAIRAAVDLNALGARTLWVDCDVLQADGGTRTASITGSYVALCLAMKKLMAEGKLSASPVATPVAAVSAGVVQGVPLLDLAYTEDSGAEVDLNLVMTGAGGFVELQGTGEKSSFSPDQLAAMIELGRSGLQRIMALQTQAIG; encoded by the coding sequence ATGGACAAGAACGACTTTACTCCAGCCTCCATCCCCAAGCGATCCGACGGTCGAAGCCCCGGCGATTTGCGTTCAATCCGCTTCCAAAACCACATTGCGCCCCATGCCACCGGGTCCACGCTGATCGAGTGGGGCCAAACCCGTGTCATTTGCGGCGTGACTGTGGAGGAAACGGTGCCGCGCTGGATGAAAGAGCAGGGGGTGCCCGGTGGATGGATCACGGCGGAATACAGCATGCTGCCGTATTCCACGCTCGGCCGCAAAGCGCGCGATATTTCCAAAGGGAAGATCGATGGTCGATCGCAGGAAATCCAGAGGCTCATCGGACGGGCTATTCGCGCCGCGGTGGACCTCAACGCTTTGGGCGCGCGCACGTTGTGGGTGGACTGCGATGTGTTGCAAGCGGACGGCGGGACAAGAACCGCGTCCATTACCGGCAGTTACGTCGCCTTGTGCCTGGCCATGAAGAAACTGATGGCGGAGGGCAAGTTATCCGCCAGTCCAGTGGCCACCCCGGTGGCAGCGGTGAGCGCGGGAGTGGTGCAGGGCGTGCCGCTGCTCGATTTGGCTTACACCGAGGATTCGGGGGCGGAGGTGGATTTGAACCTGGTCATGACGGGGGCGGGCGGCTTCGTGGAGCTTCAAGGCACGGGTGAGAAGTCGAGTTTCTCACCCGATCAACTGGCGGCCATGATTGAACTGGGTCGGTCCGGCTTGCAGCGAATCATGGCCTTGCAAACTCAAGCGATCGGTTGA
- a CDS encoding histidine phosphatase family protein, with the protein MDPCTRLLLIRHAEVAVDYHRVFGGRIDMELSPHGHHQASRLAQYLKEHQIDHIYTSPMVRARQTLAAIEQFHLPEPVPLAGLREVDFGSWTGLSWEQVRERFNKSAYHWLTELDEEGIPEAERVPDFRARVEDCLDHILSESPQRTSAVVCHGGVIRMALAILLDLPLPKMAHFEIDYASVTSVEIHPHKREVRLLNLAPWRDVP; encoded by the coding sequence ATGGATCCTTGCACGCGGCTTCTTTTGATCAGGCATGCCGAGGTGGCGGTGGACTACCACCGGGTGTTCGGGGGGCGGATCGACATGGAATTGTCTCCTCACGGTCATCATCAGGCCTCCCGGCTTGCCCAGTATTTGAAGGAGCACCAGATCGATCATATCTACACCAGCCCGATGGTGCGGGCGCGCCAAACGCTGGCGGCCATCGAGCAGTTTCACCTGCCTGAGCCGGTGCCGTTGGCAGGATTGCGCGAGGTGGATTTTGGATCTTGGACTGGTTTGAGCTGGGAGCAGGTCCGGGAAAGATTCAACAAGAGCGCCTATCATTGGTTGACGGAGTTGGATGAGGAAGGCATTCCCGAAGCCGAGCGGGTTCCCGATTTTCGCGCCCGAGTTGAGGATTGTCTGGACCACATCTTGTCCGAATCTCCCCAGCGCACCTCCGCCGTTGTTTGTCATGGCGGGGTGATTCGGATGGCGCTGGCGATCCTGCTCGACCTGCCGTTGCCCAAGATGGCCCACTTCGAGATCGACTACGCGAGCGTGACGTCGGTGGAGATCCATCCGCACAAGCGGGAAGTCCGGCTCTTGAACCTCGCGCCCTGGCGGGACGTGCCCTGA
- a CDS encoding twin-arginine translocation signal domain-containing protein, producing the protein MNPSPLWNRRQFLHHSLAGTLAAGVSMTPQGAFAETAPSTETRTGYQGPNVVLIRFGGGVRRRECLDPQQTYCPYFRHELVKRGTFFPRMTIAQIKGLNTSHGEGTLNLVTGRYDQYKDIGNKFLGQRFEPKVPTLFEYLRKAYDVPPHQTLIVNGEDRPDEEFYTFSNHFAYGIDYRSTALSLYRFKSWLMQRKIEEGRLSGQELTEEKKKLEKWDKVDYRTQGKDRQGPEMESFWERWRAFYGESGLVNPRGDRLLTELAVRAMQELSPRLIMVNYNDCDYIHWGNMQHYTRGIAIMDEGLRQIVSAAESLEAYRGKTVFAIVPDCGRDSNPFVSVPCQHHFNSKSSHEIFALFFGPGVPPGRVVDRESDQICVAPTLAHLMGFKTHHAEGRVLEQAIA; encoded by the coding sequence ATGAATCCTTCTCCCCTCTGGAACCGGCGTCAGTTCCTGCATCATTCGTTAGCCGGCACACTCGCAGCCGGCGTGAGCATGACGCCCCAAGGTGCGTTCGCTGAAACCGCACCGTCGACCGAAACGAGAACGGGCTACCAAGGCCCGAACGTGGTCCTGATTCGATTTGGAGGCGGCGTGCGCCGCCGGGAATGCCTTGATCCCCAGCAAACCTACTGCCCGTACTTCCGCCATGAACTCGTCAAACGCGGCACGTTCTTTCCGCGCATGACCATCGCCCAGATCAAGGGTCTCAACACCAGCCATGGCGAAGGCACGTTGAACCTGGTCACTGGCCGTTACGATCAATACAAGGACATCGGGAACAAATTCCTCGGCCAACGATTCGAGCCGAAGGTGCCCACGCTTTTCGAATACCTGCGCAAGGCCTACGACGTCCCCCCGCACCAAACCCTCATCGTGAACGGCGAAGACCGTCCAGACGAGGAATTCTACACCTTCAGCAATCACTTCGCCTACGGCATCGACTACCGTTCCACCGCCTTGAGTCTCTACCGTTTCAAGTCCTGGCTCATGCAACGCAAGATCGAAGAGGGCCGGCTCTCAGGCCAAGAGCTGACGGAGGAAAAGAAGAAACTCGAAAAGTGGGACAAGGTGGACTACCGGACCCAGGGAAAAGACCGCCAGGGTCCCGAAATGGAATCGTTCTGGGAACGATGGCGCGCGTTCTACGGCGAAAGCGGCCTCGTCAACCCCCGCGGCGACCGGCTCCTCACCGAACTCGCCGTCAGAGCGATGCAGGAGTTGAGTCCCCGCCTCATCATGGTCAACTACAACGATTGCGACTACATCCACTGGGGAAACATGCAGCACTACACGCGCGGCATTGCCATCATGGACGAGGGACTGCGTCAAATCGTGAGCGCAGCGGAGTCCCTGGAAGCCTACCGGGGAAAGACCGTGTTTGCGATCGTGCCGGACTGCGGGCGGGACAGCAATCCGTTCGTATCCGTGCCTTGCCAGCATCATTTCAATTCGAAATCGTCCCACGAAATTTTCGCGCTTTTCTTCGGCCCGGGCGTGCCACCAGGCCGCGTCGTCGATCGCGAGTCCGACCAAATCTGTGTGGCGCCGACTCTCGCCCACTTGATGGGATTCAAGACCCATCATGCGGAAGGCCGGGTTCTCGAGCAAGCGATCGCATGA